A stretch of Telopea speciosissima isolate NSW1024214 ecotype Mountain lineage chromosome 11, Tspe_v1, whole genome shotgun sequence DNA encodes these proteins:
- the LOC122646773 gene encoding 60S ribosomal protein L38 isoform X1 codes for MPKQIHEIKDFLLTARRKDARSVKIKRSKDVVKFKVRCSKYLYTLCVFDSEKADKLKQSLPPGLSVQDL; via the exons atg CCAAAGCAGATACATGAGATCAAAGATTTCCTTCTCACTGCGAGAAGGAAAGATGCACGGTCTGTTAAAATTAAGAGGAGCAAAGATGTGGTGAAGTTCAAGGTTCGCTGCTCCAAGTACCTGTACACGTTATGTGTTTTTGACTCAGAGAAGGCCGATAAGCTGAAGCAGTCTCTTCCTCCAG GTTTGAGTGTGCAAGACCTGTAA
- the LOC122646773 gene encoding 60S ribosomal protein L38 isoform X2, producing MPKQIHEIKDFLLTARRKDARSVKIKRSKDVVKFKVRCSKYLYTLCVFDSEKADKLKQSLPPGLSVQDL from the exons ATG CCAAAGCAGATACATGAGATCAAAGATTTCCTTCTCACTGCGAGAAGGAAAGATGCACGGTCTGTTAAAATTAAGAGGAGCAAAGATGTGGTGAAGTTCAAGGTTCGCTGCTCCAAGTACCTGTACACGTTATGTGTTTTTGACTCAGAGAAGGCCGATAAGCTGAAGCAGTCTCTTCCTCCAG GTTTGAGTGTGCAAGACCTGTAA